A genomic window from Lotus japonicus ecotype B-129 chromosome 1, LjGifu_v1.2 includes:
- the LOC130731759 gene encoding ethylene-responsive transcription factor ERF014-like yields MVKAEIKIDTEPSAKARQALSPTSSSSSSAMSNEKKKKYKGVRMRTWGSWVSEIRAPNQKTRIWLGSYSTAEAAARAYDAALLCLKGSSATNLNFPSSASHFIPPQDTAMNPKSIQRFAAAAANNSFVDNGSPSPPPQPPSNSSSLVSSPSMSSSPSDKIDDDVSLFSSIGANNTGSEYQANNESMAMIQSWSWYGFDDIQFPKHGDQMLSGDVFDIDAAQALDDWYYEESDIRLWSFS; encoded by the coding sequence ATGGTGAAGGCAGAGATCAAGATCGACACAGAGCCATCAGCAAAGGCAAGGCAGGCTTTGTCTCcaacatcatcctcatcatcatcagcaaTGTCcaatgagaagaagaagaagtacaAGGGAGTGAGAATGAGAACCTGGGGCTCATGGGTTTCAGAGATCAGAGCACCAAACCAGAAaacaaggatatggttgggttcttattcaactgcagaagcagcaGCAAGAGCCTATGATGCTGCACTTCTCTGCCTCAAAGGGTCTTCTGCCACCAATCTGAACTTCCCTTCAAGTGCTTCACATTTCATTCCTCCTCAAGACACTGCCATGAATCCTAAATCAATTCAAAGatttgctgctgctgctgcaaaTAACAGTTTTGTGGACAATGGttcaccttctcctcctcctcaaccTCCTTCAAATTCTTCCTCATTGGTCTCATCCCCATCAATGtcatcatctccttcagataAAATAGATGATgatgtctcactcttttcttccATTGGGGCCAACAACACTGGCTCTGAATATCAAGCAAATAATGAATCAATGGCTATGATTCAGTCTTGGTCTTGGTATGGCTTTGATGACATTCAATTCCCAAAACATGGGGATCAAATGCTGAGTGGGGATGTGTTTGACATTGATGCAGCCCAGGCACTTGATGATTGGTACTATGAGGAAAGTGACATTCGTTTGTGGAGCTTCTCCTAA